A genomic region of Flavobacteriales bacterium contains the following coding sequences:
- a CDS encoding BtrH N-terminal domain-containing protein gives MKVENTKPFNGQHCETTATGTLLQQLGIELSEPMLFGLGQGLGFIFWSMKTMDFPFIGGRIKTDLLTQNIATNLNLELTIKETSSTQKAWDNVKQLLDNGKVVGLKLDCYHLEYFSNPFHFAGHYVAIYGYNNEAAFLVDTKQQGGQVKTSLKSLELARNEKGPMSSKNLYYILNKTDKKYDLKSAVVTAIRHNATDYLNPPINNIGYKGILKTSKEIQKWFDTSKDIETEFKASAMIMEKAGTGGALFRNLYRDFLQESYELLKLDKLKEANKQFIDIANLWTDISNLFLQVSKTKDRKYIEQATDILKQLSTKEKNAMQKLAEI, from the coding sequence ATGAAAGTAGAAAATACAAAACCATTTAACGGACAACATTGTGAGACGACAGCAACTGGGACTTTGTTGCAACAACTTGGCATTGAACTTTCTGAACCAATGCTATTTGGACTTGGACAAGGGCTTGGTTTCATTTTTTGGAGTATGAAAACAATGGACTTTCCATTTATAGGTGGACGTATTAAAACTGACTTGCTAACACAGAATATTGCAACAAACCTAAACCTTGAACTGACAATTAAAGAAACTTCATCAACTCAAAAGGCTTGGGACAATGTAAAACAACTGCTTGACAATGGAAAAGTTGTAGGACTGAAATTAGACTGTTATCATTTAGAGTATTTCTCAAATCCTTTTCATTTTGCAGGACATTATGTTGCCATTTACGGCTACAACAACGAAGCTGCATTTTTGGTGGACACTAAACAACAAGGTGGACAAGTAAAAACAAGTTTGAAAAGTTTAGAATTAGCACGAAATGAAAAAGGACCAATGTCCTCAAAAAACTTGTATTACATTCTAAATAAGACAGACAAAAAATATGATTTGAAAAGTGCTGTTGTTACTGCAATTCGTCACAATGCGACTGATTATTTAAATCCACCAATCAACAATATTGGCTATAAAGGAATTTTAAAAACAAGTAAGGAAATTCAAAAGTGGTTTGACACAAGCAAAGACATTGAAACCGAATTTAAGGCAAGTGCCATGATAATGGAAAAAGCAGGAACAGGTGGTGCTTTATTCAGAAATTTATACAGAGATTTTTTACAAGAGAGTTACGAACTTTTGAAACTTGACAAACTTAAAGAAGCAAACAAACAATTTATTGACATTGCAAACTTGTGGACAGACATTTCAAATTTGTTTTTACAAGTTAGCAAAACAAAAGACAGAAAATATATTGAACAAGCAACGGACATTTTAAAACAACTATCAACAAAAGAAAAAAATGCAATGCAGAAATTGGCAGAAATTTAG
- a CDS encoding radical SAM protein has translation MKILLVTPPFVQINTPYPATCFIKGFLNTLGIESKQIDLSLEVNLRIFSKKGLTEVFETINTQNLSETASRMYALKYRYITLIDDVILFLQNQKPSLAQQILQPDYLPVGSKIEQAQDLEWAFGKMGNSDKAKHLATLFLEDLIDFIQENLDKNYGMSKYAEKLAASTPYFDDLYNELCSPNHLISTYIQENITAHCQEYMPDVVAFTLPFPGNVFGALKAAQAVKNDFPNIKIIAGGGYANTELRSINDPRFFEFIDFLTLDSGELPMKCLIEFFENKRTKTDLKRTFYLHENKVAYFNNAELDIPQRETGTPSYLDLPLNNYVSLIEMANPMNRMWNEMRWNKLMLAHGCYWGKCTFCDVSLDYIKRYEPLTAANICNRIEKIISETNSTAFHFVDEAAPPALMRDLAIELLNRNLQIQWWANIRFEKKFTPDLCKLLAKSGCIAVSGGLEVANDRILNLIKKGVSIEQTAQVCHSFSENGIMVHAYLMYGFPTQTELETINSLEIVRQLFEHNLIKSAFWHQFSMTMHSPVGLNPTHFGAENLTKQKGSFANNDLEHTDGLNHEKYARGLQKATYNFMYEVGFEQPVHQWFSFKIVRSNVLPNTIESYIEGKQFAQAITSSRIIYLGEIPSITPFGLRFETTSESIEIELPNEDAKIVRALLSKTHYKQSPKTVNDLDKIIPHLDFWLHNTDGAWLRDLGIVVV, from the coding sequence ATGAAAATTTTACTTGTTACCCCACCGTTTGTTCAGATAAACACCCCCTACCCTGCCACTTGTTTCATTAAAGGTTTTTTAAATACGCTTGGCATAGAGAGTAAACAAATTGATTTAAGTTTAGAAGTCAATCTTCGGATTTTTTCAAAAAAAGGTTTAACCGAAGTTTTTGAAACCATTAACACCCAAAATTTGAGCGAAACCGCCAGCCGAATGTATGCTCTAAAGTATAGGTATATTACCCTAATTGATGATGTAATTTTGTTTTTGCAAAACCAAAAACCTAGCTTGGCACAGCAAATTCTTCAACCCGATTATTTGCCTGTTGGTTCGAAAATTGAACAAGCTCAAGACTTGGAGTGGGCGTTTGGCAAAATGGGAAACTCGGACAAAGCAAAACATCTTGCTACGCTGTTTTTAGAAGATTTGATAGACTTTATTCAAGAAAATCTTGACAAAAACTACGGCATGAGCAAATATGCCGAAAAATTGGCGGCCTCTACCCCATATTTTGATGATTTATACAATGAACTCTGTTCGCCGAACCATCTTATCTCCACATATATTCAGGAAAATATTACTGCTCATTGCCAAGAATATATGCCAGATGTTGTGGCCTTTACGTTGCCCTTTCCGGGCAATGTGTTTGGAGCTTTAAAAGCGGCACAGGCCGTAAAAAATGATTTTCCAAACATAAAAATTATTGCCGGAGGAGGATATGCCAACACCGAGCTTAGGAGTATAAATGACCCAAGATTTTTTGAATTTATCGACTTTTTGACATTGGATAGTGGCGAACTTCCGATGAAATGTTTGATTGAATTTTTTGAAAATAAAAGAACCAAAACCGACCTAAAAAGAACATTTTATCTGCATGAAAACAAAGTTGCTTATTTCAACAACGCTGAATTAGACATTCCACAACGGGAAACCGGAACACCCTCCTATCTTGATTTGCCACTCAACAACTATGTTTCGCTGATAGAAATGGCCAATCCCATGAATAGAATGTGGAACGAAATGCGATGGAACAAACTGATGCTTGCACATGGCTGTTATTGGGGCAAATGCACATTTTGCGATGTTTCGCTTGACTATATAAAACGCTATGAACCGCTGACAGCCGCCAATATTTGCAACCGCATTGAAAAGATTATTTCAGAGACAAACTCCACCGCATTTCATTTTGTGGACGAGGCCGCCCCGCCTGCATTGATGCGTGATTTGGCTATCGAATTATTAAACAGAAACCTCCAAATTCAATGGTGGGCCAACATTCGATTTGAAAAAAAATTTACCCCCGATTTGTGCAAACTCTTGGCAAAATCGGGCTGCATTGCTGTTTCCGGTGGTTTGGAAGTGGCCAACGACCGCATTTTGAACCTCATTAAAAAAGGTGTTTCGATAGAGCAAACCGCCCAAGTATGCCATTCGTTTAGCGAAAATGGCATTATGGTTCATGCCTATTTAATGTATGGTTTTCCGACACAAACCGAATTAGAAACCATCAACTCGTTGGAAATTGTCCGACAATTATTCGAACACAATTTGATAAAATCTGCCTTTTGGCACCAGTTTTCGATGACCATGCACAGCCCTGTTGGATTGAATCCCACGCATTTTGGGGCGGAGAATTTAACAAAACAAAAGGGCAGCTTTGCAAACAATGATTTAGAACATACAGATGGACTAAACCATGAAAAATATGCCCGTGGCCTACAAAAAGCCACCTATAACTTTATGTATGAAGTGGGGTTTGAACAACCCGTTCACCAATGGTTTTCCTTTAAAATTGTGCGGTCGAATGTTTTGCCAAACACCATCGAATCATACATTGAAGGCAAACAGTTTGCTCAAGCCATTACCTCCAGCCGCATCATTTATTTGGGCGAAATACCCAGTATCACACCATTTGGTTTAAGATTTGAAACCACCTCCGAAAGCATTGAAATTGAGCTGCCCAATGAAGATGCAAAAATTGTTAGAGCACTTTTGAGTAAAACGCATTACAAACAAAGTCCTAAAACGGTTAATGATCTGGATAAAATAATTCCTCACCTCGATTTTTGGTTGCACAACACGGACGGTGCCTGGCTCAGAGATTTAGGAATAGTGGTGGTATAA
- a CDS encoding PIN domain-containing protein — MKDRIFLDTNVVLDLLGEREPFYDSAAKITTLADKAEIELIVSALTYSTVYNLLSRFEGKELVKEKIRKFKVVATTSDLTDKIVDKGLSSKFSDFEDSLQYYCAIKMDCKILITRNGKDFKESEIPVLTPDEYLKSLKTK; from the coding sequence ATGAAAGATAGAATATTCCTTGACACAAACGTTGTGCTTGATTTGTTAGGAGAAAGAGAACCTTTTTATGATTCTGCGGCTAAAATTACAACTCTTGCTGATAAAGCAGAGATTGAATTGATTGTTTCAGCTTTAACATACTCCACCGTTTATAATTTACTATCAAGATTCGAGGGTAAAGAGCTGGTTAAAGAGAAGATTCGGAAGTTTAAGGTCGTTGCAACCACATCAGATTTGACAGATAAAATTGTCGATAAAGGATTATCGTCAAAATTCTCGGATTTTGAGGACTCCTTACAATACTATTGTGCAATAAAAATGGATTGCAAAATATTGATTACAAGAAATGGTAAAGATTTCAAAGAATCAGAAATTCCCGTTTTAACACCGGACGAATATTTGAAAAGTTTGAAAACAAAATAA
- a CDS encoding murein L,D-transpeptidase catalytic domain family protein: protein MRVRQLKAFCTAMLLMVMLSSYTTVSNPAKNTINYQLSVSTTGTDFDTAVQKLYQTIDWSCAPMDMTVFKKALNGYLFLKQTNELKKEQFLTVLDFSKQSNQRRLWIIDLKSKQLIFNELVAHGKNSGDKFATSFSNNSESQKSSLGFYTTGETYNGKHRYSLKLNGLESGFNSNAFSRGIVMHGADYVSQEIAEAQQSVGRSFGCPAVSQEVIRPIVDIISGGSCFFIYHPDADYNEKSKILNNSLYIPIELLNNLID from the coding sequence ATGAGGGTACGACAATTAAAAGCATTTTGCACAGCCATGTTGCTAATGGTCATGTTGTCGTCCTACACCACAGTTTCAAATCCTGCGAAAAATACGATAAACTATCAATTGTCGGTTTCTACCACGGGTACAGATTTCGACACGGCTGTTCAAAAATTATATCAAACCATTGATTGGTCGTGTGCCCCCATGGATATGACTGTTTTTAAAAAGGCATTGAACGGGTATCTTTTTTTAAAACAAACCAACGAACTCAAAAAAGAGCAGTTTTTGACTGTTTTGGATTTTTCAAAACAATCCAATCAACGCCGATTGTGGATTATTGACTTAAAATCAAAACAATTGATTTTTAATGAATTGGTAGCTCACGGAAAAAACTCGGGTGATAAGTTTGCCACCTCATTTTCCAACAACAGCGAATCGCAAAAATCATCGTTAGGCTTTTACACGACAGGGGAAACCTATAATGGGAAACATCGATATTCTTTAAAATTAAACGGACTCGAAAGTGGATTTAATAGCAATGCCTTTTCAAGGGGCATTGTAATGCATGGGGCAGACTATGTGAGCCAAGAAATAGCCGAGGCTCAGCAAAGTGTTGGCCGAAGTTTTGGTTGCCCGGCCGTTTCGCAAGAAGTTATACGACCTATCGTTGACATTATTTCGGGAGGGAGCTGTTTTTTTATTTATCACCCCGATGCCGATTACAACGAAAAATCAAAAATTTTAAACAATAGTTTGTACATTCCCATCGAATTATTGAACAACCTGATTGATTGA
- a CDS encoding GntR family transcriptional regulator → MIEVGTYHIMTVLRKTSVGCFLGNNLGDEILLPNKYIPENTEIDDRINVFIYKDSEDRPIATTLIPKAVSGEFAFLTVNDVSPIGSFLDIGLEKDILVPYREQNRRLERGQQVLVYVYTDNASNRMVASCKTNKFTTKEITELSENQEVDILISEKTDLGFKAIVNQKYSGLLYHNEIFSALKLGEKLKGFVKKIREDGKLDISLQKQGYDGIEPMSETILKALNMNNGVLPIGDKSSPEEIYGLLKMSKKNFKKAVGLLYKNKLITIEEQKIKSV, encoded by the coding sequence ATGATAGAAGTTGGAACATACCACATAATGACCGTTTTAAGAAAAACTTCGGTAGGATGTTTTTTGGGAAACAACTTGGGCGATGAAATTTTGCTACCCAACAAATACATTCCTGAAAACACCGAGATAGATGACCGAATAAATGTATTTATTTACAAAGACAGCGAAGACAGACCCATTGCAACCACACTTATTCCTAAAGCCGTTTCGGGCGAATTTGCTTTTTTAACCGTAAACGATGTTTCTCCGATTGGTTCATTTTTGGATATTGGCCTGGAAAAGGATATTTTGGTGCCGTATAGAGAACAGAACCGCCGATTGGAAAGGGGGCAACAGGTTTTGGTCTATGTTTATACCGACAATGCAAGTAACCGGATGGTGGCATCGTGCAAAACCAATAAATTTACCACGAAAGAAATTACAGAATTATCAGAAAATCAAGAAGTTGACATTCTGATTTCCGAAAAAACTGATTTGGGTTTTAAAGCAATAGTAAATCAAAAATATTCCGGATTGCTTTATCACAATGAGATATTTTCTGCTCTGAAACTTGGCGAAAAACTCAAAGGCTTTGTAAAAAAAATAAGGGAAGATGGCAAACTGGATATAAGTCTTCAGAAACAAGGCTATGACGGTATTGAACCAATGAGCGAAACGATTTTGAAAGCCCTAAACATGAATAACGGAGTATTGCCCATTGGCGATAAATCGTCGCCCGAAGAAATATACGGCCTACTCAAAATGAGTAAAAAGAACTTTAAAAAAGCGGTGGGACTGTTATATAAGAATAAATTGATAACCATAGAAGAGCAAAAAATAAAAAGTGTTTAA
- a CDS encoding class I SAM-dependent methyltransferase, whose translation MITASTHHFDWIKPTDNVLIVGGGTGKILPYLSSKNIIDYVEKSPKMISIAKKKSIGKNVAFHTMDFRNFTSQKQYEVVVSNFFLDLFTPQEIAQFAKQIHSILAPKGIWLVADFSATNQLKTIKQKCLLKATIIFFNIFARHKLNQVFDIQKIVQHSDFKVIKTTKLNNGMVFASVFKKG comes from the coding sequence TTGATTACAGCATCAACCCATCATTTTGATTGGATTAAACCCACCGACAACGTATTAATTGTAGGCGGCGGAACCGGAAAAATCCTTCCCTACTTATCATCCAAAAACATCATTGACTATGTCGAAAAAAGCCCAAAAATGATTTCGATAGCCAAGAAAAAATCAATCGGAAAAAATGTGGCATTTCATACCATGGATTTTCGCAATTTCACTTCACAAAAACAGTACGAAGTGGTTGTTTCAAATTTCTTTTTGGATTTATTTACTCCTCAAGAAATTGCTCAATTTGCAAAACAAATCCACTCGATATTGGCTCCGAAAGGCATTTGGCTTGTGGCCGATTTCTCTGCTACCAACCAACTTAAAACAATCAAGCAAAAATGCCTACTAAAAGCAACAATTATCTTTTTCAACATTTTTGCCAGACACAAACTAAACCAAGTTTTCGACATACAAAAAATAGTCCAACACTCTGATTTTAAGGTAATTAAAACTACAAAATTGAATAACGGAATGGTATTTGCCTCCGTGTTTAAAAAAGGGTAG
- a CDS encoding proline dehydrogenase family protein: MANLSFDNTEVAFKYKSLKDLKWSKWLFGLFNYPTLVKYGPALAGWALRAKLPVKAMVKNTIFKQFCGGETIEESGKTADVLSSFGVRSILDYSVEGIEDEANFDANVEEIIKTILAAKNEDKYPFAVFKCTGIGRFEILHKAYEKKLNSDEEAEFERFKNRVRLLGKTAAENGVKLLIDAEETWIQDVIDASAMELMKLYNKNEVFIYNTLQMYRVDRLSYLKKTAEVAKSDGYKLGYKLVRGAYMEKERERASKLNYPSPIQPDKATCDADFNAAVKFCFENRETISIILGTHNEDSSKLLAELMLKNNISMDDNRFWFGQLYGMSDHITFNLADNGFNACKYLPYGPVSAVMPYLGRRAEENSSMGKQVGREMSLIMKELNRRKSLA, translated from the coding sequence ATGGCAAATTTATCCTTTGACAATACCGAAGTTGCTTTCAAATACAAATCGCTAAAAGACCTAAAATGGTCAAAATGGTTGTTTGGATTGTTTAATTATCCCACTCTTGTAAAATACGGCCCGGCCTTGGCGGGATGGGCTTTGAGAGCAAAATTGCCAGTGAAAGCTATGGTTAAAAACACCATTTTCAAGCAGTTTTGTGGTGGCGAAACCATTGAAGAATCGGGCAAAACTGCCGATGTTTTGAGTAGTTTTGGTGTGCGTAGTATTTTGGATTATTCGGTGGAAGGTATTGAAGATGAAGCCAATTTTGATGCCAACGTGGAGGAAATAATAAAAACCATTTTGGCCGCCAAAAATGAAGACAAATATCCTTTTGCGGTATTTAAGTGCACGGGCATAGGCAGGTTTGAAATTTTACATAAGGCCTACGAGAAAAAATTAAATTCCGACGAAGAAGCAGAATTTGAAAGATTTAAAAACAGAGTTCGTTTGCTGGGCAAAACCGCAGCCGAAAACGGTGTAAAATTGCTTATAGATGCCGAAGAAACCTGGATTCAGGATGTGATTGATGCATCGGCTATGGAGTTGATGAAACTCTACAACAAAAACGAGGTTTTTATATACAACACACTTCAGATGTATCGGGTAGATAGGCTAAGTTATTTAAAAAAAACAGCTGAGGTTGCAAAGAGTGATGGGTATAAATTGGGCTATAAACTGGTAAGGGGTGCTTACATGGAAAAAGAACGGGAGCGGGCATCGAAATTGAATTATCCAAGCCCTATACAACCAGACAAAGCCACCTGTGATGCCGATTTTAATGCAGCAGTAAAATTTTGTTTTGAAAACCGTGAAACTATTTCGATAATTCTTGGAACACATAATGAGGACAGCAGCAAGCTATTGGCCGAATTGATGTTGAAGAACAATATAAGTATGGATGATAATCGCTTTTGGTTTGGCCAGCTTTATGGCATGAGTGATCACATTACTTTCAATTTGGCAGATAATGGCTTTAATGCCTGCAAATATCTGCCCTACGGTCCCGTTAGTGCTGTGATGCCTTATTTGGGAAGACGGGCAGAAGAAAACAGCAGTATGGGAAAGCAGGTTGGCAGAGAAATGTCGCTAATTATGAAAGAATTAAATCGACGAAAATCGTTAGCTTAA
- a CDS encoding cytochrome c, whose amino-acid sequence MKTNLKTLFAAVLITGFGINFTSCGSKENTADEQKTSKTETETEQPADTKGGNAYAGEGLVTNAAKCGQCHKTTDEKLIGPGLKGVTTRRSDDWIRSMIKDPAGWVQTDPDAKKLFEEYNNVPMTPIEVTDAEIEDILAYLHKNDK is encoded by the coding sequence ATGAAAACAAACTTAAAAACACTTTTTGCCGCCGTACTAATTACTGGTTTCGGCATTAATTTTACCTCATGCGGTTCGAAAGAAAATACCGCCGATGAGCAAAAAACTTCTAAAACGGAAACAGAAACAGAACAACCTGCTGACACAAAGGGTGGCAACGCTTATGCAGGGGAAGGTTTAGTGACCAATGCTGCAAAATGCGGTCAGTGTCATAAAACCACCGATGAAAAATTAATTGGTCCAGGATTGAAAGGAGTAACCACCCGTCGGTCGGACGACTGGATTCGAAGCATGATTAAAGATCCGGCAGGATGGGTACAAACCGACCCTGATGCAAAAAAATTGTTTGAAGAGTACAACAATGTGCCAATGACCCCCATCGAAGTTACCGATGCAGAAATTGAGGACATTTTGGCCTATTTGCACAAAAACGATAAGTAA
- a CDS encoding L,D-transpeptidase family protein, with translation MVKSIFVVIATVFLVGCKKPNQEKLDELVKTGSFDESLLIEAIEKKISTPDLLKNLRFSDTLSDFYKENEFKPVWARYLADNKMANKVFNQIENCKLEGFKPEYYKLEMLKSKLQKSISESENVYENLAELEILVSDNMLSFHRDRVFGRTNPDSVYKGTYHLPRRKFPDFELFEILNYDDFEQVIARNAIKDTAYIYLQDLIKGYVDRQKSGEKWSVIDTVGIKKLEPGDTTDVMPAIAQKLFEIGIISEEETKTANPEFYNKEFAALTRRFQQRYGLFDDAIYGRKTFGLLNKSIQDRIDDIAANMERIRWFELPEQKPYIDVNLAACELYMYYVDSMKSMRVCIGKARPYNYFDLVKKAIKNNSLKPADHETPQIASRIGYMVLNPTWTVPRSIITREMWWKIKNDKFYLQKNGYGVFYKKREIRSDTIDWSKFTPTSIPFDIIQKSGDDNSLGRIKFIFPNKYSIYLHDTPQKSKFKWSERAVSHGCVRVEDPVLLGEFLAQNIDTLEPDDFRIHMGLVPREEERLKKYDPNDTTARIQPIITTRIIRLNKTMPIYFTYRTIYFDQDWKVHYRNDIYDKNKYIINAMNF, from the coding sequence ATGGTAAAGAGTATTTTCGTAGTCATTGCAACAGTTTTTTTGGTGGGGTGCAAAAAACCAAATCAAGAAAAATTAGATGAACTGGTAAAAACAGGTTCTTTTGACGAATCATTGCTCATCGAGGCCATTGAAAAAAAAATCTCAACCCCCGATTTATTAAAAAACCTTCGATTTTCTGACACACTTTCTGATTTCTATAAAGAGAACGAATTTAAACCTGTTTGGGCGAGATATTTGGCCGACAACAAAATGGCCAATAAGGTATTTAATCAAATAGAAAATTGTAAACTGGAGGGTTTTAAACCGGAATATTATAAACTGGAAATGCTGAAATCGAAACTGCAAAAATCGATTTCGGAAAGCGAAAATGTTTATGAAAATCTGGCTGAATTGGAGATCTTGGTTTCCGACAATATGCTCTCTTTTCATCGGGATAGAGTTTTTGGCCGCACCAATCCGGATAGTGTTTATAAAGGAACCTATCATTTACCAAGACGAAAATTTCCGGATTTTGAACTATTTGAAATTTTGAATTACGATGATTTTGAGCAAGTTATAGCCAGAAATGCTATTAAAGATACTGCCTATATTTATTTGCAAGATTTGATAAAAGGGTATGTAGATAGACAAAAATCGGGCGAAAAATGGAGCGTGATAGACACCGTTGGAATCAAGAAATTAGAACCCGGAGATACCACAGACGTAATGCCGGCCATAGCCCAAAAGTTGTTTGAAATTGGTATTATTTCGGAAGAGGAAACAAAAACGGCCAACCCAGAATTTTATAACAAAGAATTTGCTGCCTTAACCCGAAGGTTTCAACAACGATACGGCCTTTTTGACGATGCCATTTATGGCCGAAAAACCTTTGGATTGCTCAATAAAAGTATTCAGGATAGAATTGATGACATAGCTGCCAACATGGAGCGAATCCGTTGGTTTGAGCTGCCCGAACAAAAGCCGTACATCGACGTAAATTTGGCTGCGTGCGAATTGTATATGTATTACGTGGACAGTATGAAAAGCATGCGTGTGTGCATTGGCAAAGCCCGTCCATACAACTATTTTGATTTGGTGAAAAAGGCCATAAAAAATAATTCGTTGAAACCCGCCGACCATGAAACTCCGCAAATTGCAAGCCGCATTGGGTATATGGTTTTAAACCCCACTTGGACAGTGCCCAGAAGCATCATTACCCGTGAAATGTGGTGGAAGATTAAAAACGACAAATTTTATCTTCAAAAAAATGGATACGGTGTGTTTTACAAAAAACGAGAAATTAGGTCGGATACCATTGATTGGAGCAAATTTACTCCAACGTCAATTCCTTTCGACATTATTCAAAAATCGGGCGATGACAACTCATTGGGTAGAATAAAATTCATTTTTCCCAACAAATACAGCATTTATTTGCACGATACTCCGCAAAAATCAAAGTTTAAATGGTCGGAAAGAGCAGTTAGTCACGGTTGTGTGAGGGTGGAAGATCCTGTTTTGTTGGGTGAATTTTTAGCTCAAAACATTGATACGCTTGAACCGGACGATTTTAGAATTCACATGGGACTGGTGCCAAGAGAGGAGGAGCGTTTAAAAAAGTATGACCCAAATGATACAACAGCCAGAATCCAACCCATTATTACCACCAGAATTATTCGGTTAAATAAAACAATGCCTATTTATTTTACCTATCGAACCATCTATTTTGACCAAGATTGGAAGGTACATTACAGAAATGATATTTATGATAAAAACAAGTATATCATTAATGCAATGAATTTCTGA
- a CDS encoding lipocalin family protein, whose translation MRNYTVLGVLFMLLFSSCEKPTRELIIGTWKIEDITGENILDGQLAYQKKQFVNAKFKFEKNHQYSLTQVDTRPLTGKWTYDDIDNVLEIRYYGQYFEQYIVAHISEDKLLLKINPKNTYTFTYSLSRIR comes from the coding sequence ATGAGAAATTATACCGTTTTGGGTGTCCTGTTTATGCTTCTTTTCTCTTCGTGCGAAAAGCCAACCCGCGAATTGATTATCGGTACTTGGAAAATTGAGGACATTACTGGAGAAAATATTTTAGACGGGCAACTTGCTTATCAGAAAAAACAGTTTGTAAATGCCAAATTTAAGTTTGAAAAAAACCATCAATATAGCCTTACTCAAGTAGATACAAGGCCATTGACAGGAAAATGGACCTACGACGATATTGACAATGTTTTAGAGATTCGATACTATGGTCAGTATTTTGAGCAATACATTGTGGCACATATTTCTGAAGACAAACTACTATTAAAAATAAACCCAAAAAACACCTACACATTTACCTACAGTTTGTCCCGAATTCGTTAA
- a CDS encoding SDR family NAD(P)-dependent oxidoreductase codes for MNLENKVCIITGVSKGIGLALTRQLLNENAIVVGLGRTKPNVENNNFNFIETDVRNAASVESAINKVVAQYANIHVLVNNAGLGYFGKIEDHTLQQWHEMFETNVNGIFYTSRLIVPIMKKQQEGHIFNIASTAGLEGYPLASGYCGTKYAVKGISQSMYKEMREDGIKVTCVYPGSVKTDFFRNSAIEPHDNMLMPDDVALLMVQALKMPFNFHQVNLEVRPLQPKGKRTT; via the coding sequence ATGAATTTAGAAAATAAGGTTTGTATTATTACCGGAGTTAGCAAGGGCATTGGCCTGGCTCTTACCCGACAATTGCTCAACGAAAATGCAATCGTGGTTGGGTTGGGAAGAACCAAGCCCAATGTTGAAAATAATAACTTTAATTTTATTGAAACCGATGTAAGAAATGCTGCTTCTGTGGAGTCGGCCATAAACAAGGTTGTAGCTCAATACGCCAATATACATGTTTTGGTAAACAATGCAGGTTTGGGCTATTTTGGAAAAATTGAAGACCACACATTGCAGCAATGGCACGAAATGTTTGAGACCAATGTAAACGGTATTTTCTATACCTCTCGTTTAATTGTTCCGATAATGAAAAAACAGCAGGAAGGGCATATTTTTAACATCGCCTCCACGGCCGGATTAGAGGGCTACCCGCTGGCCAGTGGATATTGCGGGACAAAATATGCAGTAAAAGGCATTTCGCAATCCATGTATAAAGAAATGCGTGAGGATGGAATAAAAGTAACCTGCGTTTATCCGGGTTCTGTAAAAACCGACTTTTTCAGAAACTCAGCCATCGAGCCACACGATAATATGCTTATGCCCGATGATGTTGCCCTGCTGATGGTGCAAGCCCTGAAAATGCCATTCAACTTTCATCAGGTAAATTTGGAAGTAAGGCCGCTACAGCCAAAGGGGAAGAGAACCACCTGA